TAAAAGGGTTAGAGATGAAGGTTTTGTTATCTGATTACATATTCGACGGTGAAAGGTTACTTAGGGATAAGGCTGTTGTTGTAAACAGTGGAGTTGTTGTTGATATAGATAACTTTAAAATTATAAGGAAAGCTTATCCTGAAGTTGAAGTTAAAGAGTTTTTTGGCGGTGTACTGTTTCCTGGTTTTGTTAATGCTCATGTTCACCTTGAGCTTGGTTATCTAAAGGGTAAGACAAAAAAATCCAAAGGGTTTGTTGAGTGGCTAAAGAGTATAATGGCAGCAAAAAGTGAAGATGAAAATGTGATTAGAGAGTCGATAAAGAGCGGAATAGATGAACTTCTAAAAAGCGGTGTTGGTCTTGTTGGTGATATATCGAACACACTTTTGAGTGTTGAGTATCTTGATATACACATGCCGCAGTCGGTTGTTTTTTACGAGAATTACTCTTTGAATAGAAAAAGGGCTTGTGATGTTGTTGAAAAACTAAGAAGTAAAAGATTACTATCAAAAAGCGTTCATATCTCTGTTGTTATTCATGCTGTCTATTCAACGCATCCATGTCTTGCAGAATTCGTTTGCTCTCTTGATGATGCCTTATTCTCTATTCATTTTCTTGAGAGTGAGTTTGAGAATCAGTTTTTGAGAAATAGTGGAGAGCTGTTTGATTTTCTTGAAGGTGTTGGTCTTGTATCTGATAGATTTTACTTTGATGATGTGTGGGATTTTCTTGAAAATACTTCATGTTTAAAGAGAAATACCATTTTCGTTCACTGCGTTGAAGCAAAAAACTATGATTTAGAAAGGATAAAAGAGCTCAACGGCACTGTCTGTTTGTGTTTGAAAAGTAATGAGTTTATCTCTTCGAAGTTGCCTGATGTTTATGGAATTTGTGCAAGTGGTGTAAATATAGCATTTGGAACGGATAGTCTTGCAAGCAACGATAATCTAAATTTTCTTGAAGAGTTAAGGTTTACCCATAAATCTTTTCCACTTATTGAACCGGAGAAGATTTTTTCATGGTCTATATCTGGTGGTGCAAAGGCTTTGGGTGTAAAGTGGGGATTTTATAAAGGTGCTTTTTGCAAGCCCGTATTTATTTCATCAAAGATATATTCACCACTTGCTTATATTTTAGAAGAAAAGGGGGAAGGCCCCCTTATAATTAACGCTTGAGATTTAGAAGTTCCTGAATCATCTGGTCTGATGTTGTGATACTTCTTGAGTTTGCCTGGAAGGCTCTCTCGTATATAATCATGTTGGTAAATGATTGAGCTAAATCTACATTACTCATTTCAAGATGACTTGGTGCGAAGGTTCCTCTTCCACCTGTGCCAGCTGTTCCGATGAGTGGGGCTCCAGAGTTTGCTGTTTCCGAATACATTGATTCTCCTTCTTTCATAAGGCCTTCGTTGTTTGCAAATTTTGCAAGTGCAACTTGAGCTAATGGGTAGGATTTTCCATTTGAGAATATGCCAATTATTACTCCGTCTTGGTTTATCATTATTCTTTGTAGGCTTCCGCCTGGATATCCATCCTGGGATTGAGCGGTTGTTTGAGATGGCAAAGAAAATTGGGTTAAGCCATCAAATGTGCCTATGTCTCCGAAGTGTAGATTTATTACTTGTTTTGCTGTTCCGTTTTTCCAATCTACTGTTATGGCTAACGGGCTTGAGAGATATACTAATTTTCCTGTTTGGTCGAACTTTACTATGCCCGAATCGTTAGATACGACACCCGGTTGTGGTACAGATGCTGTCCAGGTCCATGTAGTGTATCCTGTGCTCTTATCGTAGCCAGTTTTTCTAAATGTAAATGTTACTGTATGTTTATTTCCTAAAGAGTCATATACATCTATGGATGT
This genomic stretch from Hippea alviniae EP5-r harbors:
- a CDS encoding amidohydrolase family protein, whose protein sequence is MKVLLSDYIFDGERLLRDKAVVVNSGVVVDIDNFKIIRKAYPEVEVKEFFGGVLFPGFVNAHVHLELGYLKGKTKKSKGFVEWLKSIMAAKSEDENVIRESIKSGIDELLKSGVGLVGDISNTLLSVEYLDIHMPQSVVFYENYSLNRKRACDVVEKLRSKRLLSKSVHISVVIHAVYSTHPCLAEFVCSLDDALFSIHFLESEFENQFLRNSGELFDFLEGVGLVSDRFYFDDVWDFLENTSCLKRNTIFVHCVEAKNYDLERIKELNGTVCLCLKSNEFISSKLPDVYGICASGVNIAFGTDSLASNDNLNFLEELRFTHKSFPLIEPEKIFSWSISGGAKALGVKWGFYKGAFCKPVFISSKIYSPLAYILEEKGEGPLIINA